Part of the Candidatus Eisenbacteria bacterium genome, ACGAAGCAAGTTGAAGTCCGAATCAATGAGAGGATCCGGGTCCCGATGGTCCGGGTCATCTCTCCGGAGGGGAATCAGTTGGGCGTCATGGCGATCTCAGAGGCTCTGAAGCTCGCGCAGATGCAGAACTCCGATCTCGTCGAGGTCGCTCCGAAGGCGCGCCCCCCGGTCTGCAAGATCATGGATTTCGGGAAGTACAAGTACGAGATGTCGAAGCACGAACGCGAAGCGAAGAAGAAGCAGCACATCTATCAGATCAAGGAAATCAAGGTGCGTCCCAAGATCGAGGAGCATGACTACGAGTTCAAGCTGCGCAACGCGCGCAAGTTCCTGCTCGCCAGGGACAAGGTGAAACTGACTTGTCTCTTCCGCGGCAGGGAAATGACGCGCCAGGAGCTTGGGATGGCGCTGCTGGAGAAGGTGGTCGAGGATCTCGCCGATGTCGGATTCGTCGAGTCGAGACCCACGATGGAAGGTCGGGCGCTGATCATGATCTTGGCGCCCCGAAAGGACCTGAAGACCCCTGCAGGGAGCCGCGAGGAGGCGGCCGAGGGGGAATTCGAGGCCGACGGGGGCGGCAAGCCCACGGCAGGCGGTCCACCAGGGGCGTCCAAGAGCCTGTAGGGCTCCCCGCCACGATCGAAGCCTCCCCGCACGGGCGGACTGCGCCGAGGGGGAAGAAGAAGGAGTGAGCATGCCGAAACTGAAGACGCGGAAGGCGGCGGCCAAGAGATTCCGGGTCACCGGCGGCGGGGAGATCCGCCGACGCAAGGCCAACAAGGGACATCTCCTGACCGGCAAGAGCCGCAAGAGAAAGAGGCGACTGCGCAAGGGAGCGTTGGTCGCGATGTCCGACAAGGGAAGGATCGGTCGACAGATACTTGGTGCGTGAGGCCCGCATCGTCGGGTCGAGCGCGGAGGAAGCGATATGCCCAGAGCCACAGGTGTCGTGCCCGCCAAGGCGCGCCGGAAGAAGACGCTCAAGGCCGCGCGCGGCGGCGTTGGCGGGCGGAGCAAGCTCCATCAGATCGCGAAGGAGAATGTGCTCCGAGGACTGCAATACGCCTACCGGGACCGGAGGGTGCGCAAGCGGATGATGCGCAGGCTCTGGATCCAGAGGATCAACGCCGCCGTGCGCATGCACGGCCTTTCGTATAGCCAGTTCATAGCGGGATTGAAGTTGGGTTCGATCCTGGTCGATCGCAAGCAGCTCAGCGAGATGGCCCTGCGGGACGCCGATGGATTCCGCAAGGTGGTCGAGGAGGCCAAAGCGGGTCTTGCCGCCGCGCCTGGGCAGGCGAAGGGCGCATAGGGCGGGCGATGCTGCTTGAACTCGAGAAGCTGGAGGAGCGGATCGCCGAGGCCGCGGAAGCGGTTCGGGTCCTGCGCGAGCAGAACGGGGATCTCCTGGGTCGCATCGCGCACCTCGAGGAAGAGAGAGACAGGCTGCTCGAGGAGCGCGAGGATCTGGCCGAGAGGATCGGACGGCTGGTGCAGAAGATTGACGCTCTGAGGACGGAGCTCTAGACTGCCGGCGGCGGTCGAGATTCGATAGCGCGGCGTAGTTCGCGCAAGGTTGAGGAATGGCGGAGCAGGGAAGCACGATCACCGTGCAGGTTCTCGGTGAGAGCCTGAGGATCCGCGGGGGCAGCCCCGAGGAGGTCGAGGCCCTGGCGCGGTATGTGGATGAGCGGGTGGCGCAGATCCGGGCCCGCAACGAAGGAGTTCCTCTTCGAGGCCTGCTCCTTCTTACATCCCTCAATATCGCGGAGGAGCTGTTCCGCGAAAGGCGGGAGCACGAAAGGCTGGTGCGCAGCGTTGAGGAGAAGACGCGCCGGTTGAGGGAGTCGCTGGAAGCGCGGCTCGCTCCCGCGCCGTCGGCCCAAGCCGCGGCGCATCGCATCCCGATACAGTCGGACCTGCCAAGCGGTTGATGGGATCCCTGCCCTGCTCGTGAGGGCGACGGACGTCTTGAGCCAACAGTTTCTCGAAGGGAGTTGAGGGAAGGTCGGGAATGGGACCCCCGCGAGGGGGTGCAGGAACGGCCGGATCCGACGCCCACCTGGTCAAACCAGGTTCAAGGGTCCTACGTCACACGGCATGCTGGTGGGGATCTCCTCTTTCCCCGCCGCCGTGTGGAGATCGGGAGGCAAACCATGCAGAACCCATGGCCGACCTGGATCGGGGTGGGGCTGCTCTTCATAGCTGGCGGCTTCGTTTGCGGACTCTTGCTGCAGCGGCTCGCGGGTGCCCGTCGCCTGGCGGCGGCGCGCGAGAAAGCGAAAGCGGTCCTCGAGGAGGCCAGGCGCGAGGCGGATCTGTCCCGCAAGGCGGGCGCGCTGGAGGCCCGCGAGCAGTGGCTGCGCGAGAAGGAGCGCTTCGACACGGAGACCCGCCAGCAGAGGAGCGACATCGACGAGCTGCGGCGGGGCCAGGAGGAGAAGGAAACGTCGCTGCGCCGCGAGGCGGACGGGATCAAGACACTGCAGGCCCGGCTCACGGAGGAGCAGAGGAGTCTCGGTGCCCAGAAAGGCCGTCTCGAGGAGCGGGAGGGAGAGGTCAAGAAGATCCTCCTCGAGCAGACGGCCCGTCTCGAGAGGATCTCGGGACTGACCTCGGCGGAAGCCCGCAAGGAGCTCTGGAAGAACCTCGAGGACGA contains:
- a CDS encoding translation initiation factor IF-3, with the translated sequence MCLVSRRGEARRKAPITKQVEVRINERIRVPMVRVISPEGNQLGVMAISEALKLAQMQNSDLVEVAPKARPPVCKIMDFGKYKYEMSKHEREAKKKQHIYQIKEIKVRPKIEEHDYEFKLRNARKFLLARDKVKLTCLFRGREMTRQELGMALLEKVVEDLADVGFVESRPTMEGRALIMILAPRKDLKTPAGSREEAAEGEFEADGGGKPTAGGPPGASKSL
- the rpmI gene encoding 50S ribosomal protein L35, with translation MPKLKTRKAAAKRFRVTGGGEIRRRKANKGHLLTGKSRKRKRRLRKGALVAMSDKGRIGRQILGA
- the rplT gene encoding 50S ribosomal protein L20, with protein sequence MPRATGVVPAKARRKKTLKAARGGVGGRSKLHQIAKENVLRGLQYAYRDRRVRKRMMRRLWIQRINAAVRMHGLSYSQFIAGLKLGSILVDRKQLSEMALRDADGFRKVVEEAKAGLAAAPGQAKGA
- a CDS encoding cell division protein ZapA produces the protein MAEQGSTITVQVLGESLRIRGGSPEEVEALARYVDERVAQIRARNEGVPLRGLLLLTSLNIAEELFRERREHERLVRSVEEKTRRLRESLEARLAPAPSAQAAAHRIPIQSDLPSG